In Cytobacillus oceanisediminis, the following proteins share a genomic window:
- a CDS encoding AIPR family protein, with protein sequence MIETRQRKEFLLDFMEELEEKAIKTGSYQVPFLEKMISFMDRPDDPEILIPPYKDTGKNIAVNAYSFDDENHVLDLFVADYNFEQNEEDLLSINMTAVAEIANRAKRFVTNAKSLLQTIDHSLEAYDLAKVIDEEIDSLNEINIFVVTNMYYASNKPVEMTIPGIETVNVQVWDIDRVQQLITSEQAIETDYIDFERDYGETFEMMFVPDPSSGVKEFDCYVGYISAELLAKSYDEWGQKLVERNVRSFLQARGGTNKGIRDTLKDPFQRKMFVAYNNGISTVARTGDFEPVKDGVNQYKITGLSGWQIVNGGQTTASIHKAYKEGISLKDVYVQAKLTILQVNEFVSKDQHLLEDEMISRISQYANTQNKINKSDLLANTRFMSDLEKFSRNIWIPAKDGRRPESKWYFERARGQYMVDINRRKRGKEQTDFKKQYPKDKVLTKVDLAKYFMSWEGYPHVSSKGGEEAFKKFMDLNKSFWSGSTQDKITLSVYQKLIARAIINQRVKEIVDEMKLRGYKANVIYYTVAMLHHIYSEQIDLVGVWEEQSLSEKWDDIIRIIADKTLSYLKESAGERNVTQWAKQEACWIQYKATCSKELKTLI encoded by the coding sequence ATGATAGAAACTAGACAAAGAAAAGAATTTCTCCTCGATTTCATGGAGGAGCTGGAAGAAAAAGCGATAAAAACAGGCAGCTATCAGGTTCCATTCCTGGAAAAAATGATTTCCTTTATGGACAGGCCGGATGATCCGGAAATCCTGATCCCTCCTTATAAGGATACGGGAAAAAACATTGCCGTAAATGCCTATTCTTTTGATGACGAAAATCATGTATTAGATCTGTTTGTGGCTGATTATAATTTTGAGCAGAATGAGGAAGATCTGCTTTCAATCAACATGACTGCTGTTGCAGAAATCGCCAATCGGGCGAAGCGTTTTGTCACAAATGCCAAGTCCCTTCTTCAAACAATTGACCATTCTTTGGAAGCTTACGACCTTGCTAAAGTCATTGATGAAGAAATAGACAGCTTAAACGAGATTAATATTTTTGTAGTGACAAATATGTACTATGCTTCAAACAAGCCGGTAGAAATGACAATTCCTGGCATTGAGACCGTGAATGTTCAAGTATGGGATATTGACCGAGTCCAGCAGCTGATCACATCTGAGCAGGCTATAGAGACAGACTACATTGATTTTGAGAGAGATTACGGTGAAACATTTGAAATGATGTTTGTTCCTGACCCTTCAAGCGGTGTAAAGGAATTTGACTGTTATGTAGGCTATATTTCAGCTGAGCTTCTTGCTAAATCCTATGACGAATGGGGCCAAAAGCTTGTTGAGCGAAATGTTCGTTCATTCCTGCAGGCAAGGGGCGGAACCAACAAGGGCATACGCGATACGCTTAAAGATCCATTCCAGCGGAAAATGTTTGTCGCCTATAACAACGGCATTTCAACTGTAGCCCGAACAGGCGACTTTGAGCCTGTAAAAGATGGAGTAAATCAATATAAAATAACAGGTCTTAGCGGCTGGCAAATTGTAAACGGCGGCCAAACGACGGCTTCCATCCATAAGGCTTATAAAGAGGGAATCAGCCTAAAGGATGTATACGTCCAGGCAAAACTTACAATCCTTCAGGTTAACGAATTTGTTTCAAAAGATCAGCACCTGCTGGAAGATGAAATGATTTCCCGAATTTCACAATATGCCAATACGCAAAATAAGATCAATAAATCGGATCTATTGGCCAATACACGCTTCATGTCCGACCTTGAGAAATTTTCGCGCAATATCTGGATTCCTGCAAAAGACGGAAGAAGACCAGAAAGCAAATGGTACTTCGAACGTGCCAGAGGCCAGTATATGGTGGATATCAACCGCCGCAAGCGAGGAAAAGAACAGACCGATTTCAAAAAGCAGTATCCGAAAGATAAAGTCCTTACAAAAGTCGATCTGGCTAAATACTTCATGTCATGGGAAGGCTATCCTCACGTTTCCAGTAAGGGCGGAGAGGAAGCATTCAAGAAGTTCATGGATCTGAACAAGAGCTTCTGGAGCGGCAGCACACAGGATAAGATTACTCTATCCGTCTATCAGAAATTAATTGCCAGAGCCATCATTAATCAGCGCGTCAAAGAAATCGTTGATGAAATGAAGCTGAGAGGCTATAAGGCAAACGTCATTTATTATACTGTGGCAATGCTTCACCATATCTACAGCGAGCAAATTGATTTGGTTGGTGTATGGGAAGAACAATCACTATCAGAAAAATGGGATGATATTATCCGTATCATTGCAGATAAGACTTTGTCCTATCTGAAAGAATCTGCCGGAGAGCGGAACGTGACGCAGTGGGCGAAGCAGGAAGCATGTTGGATTCAGTACAAAGCTACATGCTCTAAGGAACTCAAAACCCTAATTTAA
- a CDS encoding PD-(D/E)XK motif protein, whose product MLNLKIEFEQMIQELKSQDDSEVYKLNVLTYESPVMFAGIDPANHHRQLYIDLGTEAWDDNQEKALPKWRGMSVKVEYFEKLFLLKQHYFLVIRQEDEQSSEIFDVVLQNLAEHLVAEKEESLFSTVYKVLDRWRTFFQRGGFKRLSEEQQRGLFGELWFINEWLDKHPGQPPLIIEQWEGPTKGRIDFKGTRCGLEIKTVIDKLSKTIKISNENQLKLSEAVSSIYLYVCFLEQSRTHGMSLQELAGQVRAKLAERSERIALIYSDLMTDLGFREEEYGDILFFVEKTEVYEAGEDFPRLLKEHLPKGISHVSYNIDLTHCSDYEKDPETIYQMFRVEG is encoded by the coding sequence GTGTTGAACCTAAAAATAGAGTTTGAACAAATGATCCAAGAGCTTAAAAGCCAGGATGACAGTGAAGTATATAAGCTGAATGTCCTGACTTACGAGAGCCCTGTCATGTTTGCAGGAATTGATCCTGCGAATCATCACCGCCAGCTATACATTGATCTGGGCACGGAAGCATGGGACGATAATCAGGAAAAAGCACTGCCGAAATGGCGAGGCATGTCAGTCAAAGTAGAATATTTTGAGAAGCTTTTCCTGCTTAAGCAGCATTATTTCCTCGTGATCAGACAGGAGGACGAACAAAGCTCCGAAATTTTTGATGTTGTCCTCCAGAATCTCGCTGAACATTTAGTAGCTGAAAAGGAAGAATCTCTGTTTTCGACTGTCTATAAAGTACTTGATCGATGGAGGACTTTCTTCCAGCGCGGAGGATTTAAGCGGCTTTCTGAAGAACAGCAGCGGGGGCTCTTTGGAGAATTATGGTTTATCAATGAATGGCTTGATAAGCACCCTGGCCAGCCTCCTCTCATTATTGAACAGTGGGAAGGTCCGACAAAGGGAAGAATTGACTTCAAAGGCACCAGATGCGGGCTCGAGATCAAAACCGTCATTGATAAACTATCAAAAACCATTAAAATATCTAATGAGAACCAGCTGAAGCTAAGTGAAGCCGTATCTTCTATTTATCTATATGTCTGTTTCCTCGAACAAAGCAGGACACATGGCATGAGCCTCCAGGAGCTGGCAGGACAAGTCCGGGCCAAGCTTGCGGAGCGATCTGAAAGAATCGCCCTTATTTATAGTGATTTGATGACTGATCTTGGTTTTAGAGAAGAAGAATATGGCGATATCTTATTTTTCGTGGAAAAAACAGAGGTTTACGAAGCTGGGGAAGATTTCCCTCGTCTTTTAAAGGAACATCTGCCGAAGGGAATTTCCCATGTAAGTTATAATATTGATCTGACTCATTGTTCCGATTATGAGAAAGATCCAGAAACCATATACCAAATGTTTAGAGTGGAAGGGTAA
- a CDS encoding Z1 domain-containing protein: MSGIDNKSLFEQAFTNNYYMLKAHSATSEEAAEKALELARVLASGFGPIDDAQFQKWSLEMFMKYKIGLEVPKDYVMRNSKEKSWFEPKMAASGFFWTRYRRYLSEAKNWPLEAVTAIDETTNQIMASIGNPKSMEPFDKRGLVLGYVQSGKTANFTGLINKAYDVGYKLIIVLSGIHNDLRAQTQIRLNEEVIGNRTDKDGNPIGVAQIYANTAEHIISSWTTEVNDIKSSQRGTSNLNSPTLMVVKKNKTVLESLRDQLINHRDLYNLDIPVLIIDDEADQASVDTSNPDKNEDPKTINRLIRQILEVFKRKAFAGYTATPFANLLISKEGSTEAEGDDLYPKDFLVGLPKPKEYCGPEEYFNVEEDAEDTRPSLIRHLRQEDLEVFTTIKKKSDADKFEEVPPQMREAMLEFLLVIAVRNLRGQRKKHNSMLIHTSRFKDVQSSVKDEVLRTFDAISKQLQYNPESSVIAELQELYENDILPTSRDWPNENHPEFSWDEVYEELRKCCETIQVFEINGNSRDALDYHQYKEDGLNVIAVGGDKLSRGLTLEGLSITYYYRNTLMYDTLMQMGRWFGYRKGYMDLCRIYTSDEIASNFEHLAIAMIQLRQEFDRLAAMKKTPSEYAVKMLSHPTMKLTSPLKMRNAVSSNVIYAGTLQQTRLFDPSEEVIKGNMDATVKLANKLPLEKTTYRRTNFYAASGVNSDMIKEYLSEYQTADSNIVNSVLIADYIDRVNKEGELTDWTVAVVEGDPSSASGLSDYPVDLGKINLKSAAALGKKVKAPESKDQIRDIGAIVSPNHEYMDLDYEEIKGIKDRTEKRRMRDKEKGLMLIYPLHPEVPIFNSLDAGFSSKLVPIGIAFSFPGTEIDDTNVYQTNKTV; the protein is encoded by the coding sequence TTGTCAGGAATTGATAATAAGAGCCTGTTCGAACAGGCCTTTACGAATAACTATTATATGTTGAAAGCCCACTCTGCAACTTCGGAGGAAGCTGCAGAAAAAGCACTTGAATTAGCGAGAGTATTGGCATCCGGGTTTGGTCCAATTGATGATGCACAATTCCAAAAATGGTCTCTGGAAATGTTCATGAAATACAAAATTGGCTTGGAGGTTCCCAAGGATTATGTCATGAGGAACTCGAAAGAAAAAAGCTGGTTTGAGCCTAAAATGGCAGCAAGCGGATTTTTCTGGACCAGGTACCGCAGATATCTGTCCGAAGCTAAAAATTGGCCGCTTGAGGCGGTTACCGCCATTGATGAAACAACCAATCAGATTATGGCTTCGATTGGAAATCCAAAGTCCATGGAGCCATTCGATAAGCGAGGACTTGTATTAGGATATGTCCAGTCTGGTAAAACAGCTAACTTCACTGGCTTGATCAACAAGGCTTATGATGTCGGCTATAAGCTGATCATTGTACTGTCAGGTATTCATAATGACTTAAGAGCCCAAACACAGATCCGCTTGAATGAAGAGGTAATCGGGAACCGGACAGATAAGGATGGCAATCCAATCGGAGTTGCACAAATTTATGCGAATACCGCAGAGCATATCATTTCATCCTGGACAACAGAAGTAAATGATATCAAGTCCAGCCAAAGAGGAACCAGCAACCTGAACTCGCCAACGCTGATGGTTGTCAAGAAAAACAAAACCGTTCTGGAATCGCTTAGAGATCAATTAATCAATCACCGTGATTTATATAATCTGGATATCCCAGTCTTAATTATTGATGATGAGGCTGACCAGGCATCCGTTGACACTTCCAATCCAGACAAAAATGAAGATCCGAAAACGATCAACCGTCTGATCAGGCAAATACTTGAAGTATTTAAGCGCAAAGCATTTGCAGGCTATACAGCAACACCTTTCGCAAACCTTCTTATCAGTAAAGAGGGAAGTACAGAGGCAGAAGGGGACGACCTATATCCGAAAGATTTCCTTGTCGGCCTGCCAAAGCCGAAGGAATATTGCGGACCTGAAGAATACTTCAATGTGGAAGAGGATGCTGAAGATACTCGCCCAAGCCTGATCCGCCATTTACGCCAGGAAGATCTTGAGGTATTTACGACAATTAAAAAGAAATCTGATGCAGATAAGTTTGAAGAGGTGCCTCCGCAGATGCGTGAAGCTATGCTGGAATTCCTGCTTGTGATTGCTGTCCGCAATTTGAGAGGGCAAAGAAAGAAGCATAATTCGATGCTTATTCATACTTCACGCTTCAAGGACGTTCAGTCAAGTGTGAAAGATGAAGTGTTGCGTACCTTTGATGCCATCTCAAAACAGCTTCAGTATAATCCTGAAAGCAGTGTGATTGCAGAGCTGCAGGAGCTTTATGAAAATGATATCCTTCCTACTAGCAGGGATTGGCCAAATGAAAACCATCCAGAATTCAGCTGGGATGAAGTATATGAAGAACTGAGAAAATGCTGTGAGACGATCCAAGTTTTCGAAATTAACGGTAACAGCCGGGATGCTTTGGATTACCACCAATATAAAGAAGATGGCCTGAATGTAATAGCCGTAGGCGGAGACAAATTATCCCGCGGTCTTACCCTGGAAGGCTTAAGCATCACCTATTACTACCGTAACACGCTTATGTATGACACACTCATGCAGATGGGGCGCTGGTTTGGATACAGGAAGGGATACATGGATCTTTGCCGCATCTATACGTCAGATGAGATTGCTTCAAATTTTGAACATCTGGCCATTGCGATGATTCAGCTGCGCCAGGAATTCGACCGTCTTGCTGCAATGAAAAAAACACCTTCTGAATATGCAGTTAAGATGCTTAGCCATCCAACGATGAAGCTGACAAGCCCGCTGAAAATGAGAAATGCAGTATCTTCTAATGTGATTTATGCAGGTACCCTTCAGCAGACAAGGCTTTTTGATCCAAGTGAAGAAGTCATTAAAGGAAATATGGATGCCACTGTCAAGCTGGCAAATAAGCTTCCTTTAGAAAAGACAACTTACAGAAGAACAAACTTTTATGCTGCATCTGGCGTTAATTCAGACATGATTAAAGAATATCTGTCAGAATATCAGACTGCTGACAGCAATATCGTTAATTCTGTTTTAATAGCCGATTATATTGACCGTGTGAATAAAGAGGGAGAGCTGACGGATTGGACAGTTGCAGTAGTAGAAGGGGATCCTTCATCAGCTTCTGGACTATCAGATTATCCTGTTGATTTAGGGAAGATCAATTTGAAATCGGCAGCTGCTCTTGGTAAGAAAGTGAAAGCGCCTGAGAGCAAGGATCAAATCAGAGACATTGGGGCCATTGTGTCTCCAAACCACGAATACATGGATCTTGATTATGAAGAAATTAAAGGAATCAAAGACCGTACAGAGAAACGCAGAATGCGTGACAAGGAAAAGGGGTTAATGCTAATTTATCCTCTGCATCCAGAAGTGCCGATCTTTAACAGTCTGGATGCCGGATTCTCGTCAAAACTGGTGCCTATTGGAATTGCATTCTCTTTCCCTGGGACTGAAATTGACGATACAAATGTCTACCAGACTAATAAAACGGTCTAA
- a CDS encoding ATP-binding protein, which translates to METVLTRPSAAPVIQALRSIGYNANTAIADLVDNSLDARAVKIHINFAYGESDGMITISDNGSGMDEEMLQTAMNIGSKDPRAKRGANELGRFGMGLKTASFSLGKRLSVLSKKDGVYNERCWDLDHVSECNEWQLFTRIPEEVKAKMGDIEPESGTIVCIDKLDRFMGYGGKRKLKETSFYNKVSRINRHLEFVFHSILEKSEVEMFINGKDIVPWDPFMRYHPNTMEGEMQMLRINENRIKVQYFILPHASHLTEPEYKKAGGYKGWRDHQGLYIYRENRLLYFGDWMGLFPKDAASQLARVRIDLPNAADSDWQVDIKKSGINLPEDAKRRLEAISSIARKVSRDIFYFRTQPGPRNPSIKGSLNTWEQSGSEDGPQFILNRNHPILSELLKNLDDENAKLLNLYLKFIQLGSPSNIIDSPKVPEEEVQEVPDSQKELVIQFASSMLKLNVADNEEQLFNILLTQPAFDGLNRATLKAITTEANLIVRN; encoded by the coding sequence ATGGAAACCGTACTGACGAGACCTTCTGCGGCGCCTGTTATTCAAGCGCTTCGTTCGATTGGATATAATGCAAATACAGCGATTGCTGATTTAGTTGACAATAGCCTGGACGCAAGGGCAGTTAAAATACATATTAATTTCGCCTATGGCGAAAGTGATGGAATGATTACAATTTCTGATAATGGCTCGGGCATGGATGAAGAGATGCTCCAGACAGCCATGAATATTGGATCTAAGGATCCGAGAGCAAAAAGGGGTGCAAATGAACTCGGACGATTTGGAATGGGTTTAAAGACTGCATCCTTTTCGCTAGGGAAACGGTTAAGTGTTCTGTCCAAAAAAGATGGAGTTTATAACGAAAGATGCTGGGACCTGGATCATGTATCGGAATGCAATGAATGGCAGCTTTTCACCAGGATACCGGAAGAAGTAAAAGCTAAAATGGGTGACATTGAACCTGAAAGCGGAACTATTGTCTGCATTGATAAGCTTGACCGCTTTATGGGTTATGGCGGCAAACGCAAGCTGAAAGAAACCAGCTTCTATAATAAAGTGTCCCGGATTAATAGGCATCTAGAATTTGTATTCCATTCGATTCTAGAAAAAAGCGAAGTTGAGATGTTCATTAACGGAAAGGATATTGTGCCATGGGATCCCTTCATGCGGTATCATCCAAATACCATGGAAGGCGAAATGCAGATGCTTAGGATCAATGAAAACCGAATTAAAGTACAGTACTTTATTTTGCCGCATGCTTCTCATCTAACAGAGCCGGAGTACAAGAAGGCGGGCGGGTATAAAGGCTGGCGTGATCACCAGGGATTATATATTTACCGTGAAAATCGCCTTCTATACTTCGGAGATTGGATGGGTCTATTCCCGAAGGATGCAGCTTCACAGCTTGCCAGGGTGCGCATTGATCTTCCGAATGCTGCGGACTCTGACTGGCAGGTGGATATCAAAAAGTCGGGCATTAACCTGCCTGAAGATGCAAAAAGAAGGCTTGAGGCCATTTCATCCATTGCACGTAAAGTTTCAAGAGATATATTCTATTTCCGCACCCAGCCGGGTCCAAGGAATCCTTCCATAAAAGGCAGCCTGAATACATGGGAGCAATCAGGAAGCGAAGATGGCCCGCAATTTATTTTGAACCGAAATCATCCGATCCTTTCTGAACTGCTTAAAAATCTGGATGATGAAAATGCAAAGCTATTAAACTTGTATCTTAAATTTATTCAGCTTGGCTCGCCAAGCAATATTATAGATTCTCCAAAGGTTCCGGAAGAGGAAGTGCAGGAAGTGCCTGACAGCCAGAAAGAGCTGGTTATCCAATTTGCTTCTTCCATGCTGAAGCTGAATGTGGCTGATAATGAAGAACAGCTGTTTAACATTCTTTTAACTCAGCCGGCCTTTGACGGCCTGAACCGGGCAACCTTAAAAGCAATCACAACGGAGGCGAATTTGATTGTCAGGAATTGA
- a CDS encoding ATP-dependent nuclease, with translation MRLTNFSVTNYKVFKETFTIDFSKDSIAILTGRNNTGKSTVLEAINCFFQKETKAKTIPNDCFSTRGQNIVLKAVFESEEDKISIVKKYKEESAPSFYDENGVEIKNNHKLKNTLEEILNNKPFYITPSMLPDDINDLIQNIYTEIIKNDLQKLEGFNGDPEVEKEMFQLAQEYAQIRKSYPEFLRKLKLSTDKLLEQVSNDVSDNLRVLFSTEHLSLNVVGGESEGFSSTDILKSTNSSVHIDNNKQAKMPLANQGTGLQRMSLIYLIQNMIEKKLMGENDNKLLLIDEPEAFLHPEAVRALSRSLYKIGEKMPLMISTHSPILIDLSERHTSIQVFRVGEKEAIQLYKSISEQFDDDDIQNMKILNYVDSYVNEFFFADKVLIVEGDTEYIAFKHFAKLENENVHIIRARGKSTIGTLMKVLNQFNSNYDVLHDVDNHTRYSSSTLKAQHTNCKKIYRLKGDRNLRIFCSISNFENAIGIGDVSNDKKLKQYIK, from the coding sequence GTGAGATTAACAAATTTTAGTGTAACCAATTATAAGGTTTTCAAAGAGACCTTTACCATCGATTTTTCAAAAGACTCAATTGCTATATTAACTGGAAGAAATAATACAGGTAAATCAACTGTATTAGAAGCTATCAATTGTTTTTTTCAAAAAGAGACTAAGGCAAAAACTATCCCTAATGATTGTTTTTCTACACGTGGGCAGAACATTGTCCTAAAAGCGGTATTTGAGTCTGAAGAAGATAAAATATCTATCGTAAAGAAATATAAAGAGGAATCTGCTCCTAGTTTTTATGATGAAAATGGTGTTGAAATTAAAAACAACCATAAATTGAAAAACACTTTAGAAGAAATTTTAAACAATAAACCATTTTATATTACCCCATCAATGTTACCTGATGATATTAACGATTTAATTCAAAACATATATACTGAGATAATCAAAAACGATTTACAAAAGCTTGAGGGTTTTAATGGAGACCCTGAAGTAGAGAAAGAAATGTTCCAATTAGCACAGGAATATGCTCAAATCAGAAAGTCTTACCCTGAGTTTTTAAGAAAACTTAAATTAAGCACTGATAAACTTCTAGAACAAGTAAGTAATGATGTCTCGGATAACTTGCGAGTTCTATTTTCTACCGAACATTTATCCTTAAATGTAGTAGGTGGCGAGAGTGAAGGCTTTTCTTCAACAGACATATTAAAGTCAACAAATTCAAGTGTTCATATTGACAATAATAAACAAGCTAAAATGCCACTAGCAAATCAAGGGACTGGTTTACAACGGATGAGTCTAATATACCTCATTCAAAACATGATAGAAAAAAAGCTCATGGGTGAAAATGATAATAAATTATTACTGATAGATGAACCGGAAGCTTTCTTACATCCAGAAGCAGTTCGAGCATTAAGTCGTTCTCTATATAAAATCGGTGAAAAAATGCCACTAATGATTTCTACCCATTCTCCAATACTTATCGATTTATCTGAGAGACATACCTCTATTCAAGTTTTCCGTGTTGGTGAAAAAGAAGCAATTCAATTATATAAATCTATTAGCGAGCAATTTGATGATGATGATATTCAAAATATGAAAATTTTAAACTATGTAGACTCTTATGTTAATGAATTTTTCTTTGCAGATAAAGTATTGATTGTTGAAGGGGATACGGAGTATATTGCATTTAAACATTTTGCTAAGTTAGAGAATGAGAACGTACATATTATTCGTGCAAGGGGTAAATCTACAATTGGAACCTTGATGAAAGTTTTAAATCAGTTTAACTCAAATTACGATGTTTTACATGATGTGGACAATCATACAAGGTACTCTTCTTCCACTTTAAAGGCTCAACATACGAATTGTAAAAAAATATATAGACTCAAGGGAGATAGAAACCTGAGAATATTCTGTTCAATATCAAACTTTGAGAATGCCATAGGTATTGGTGACGTATCGAATGATAAAAAACTGAAACAATATATCAAATAA
- a CDS encoding GIY-YIG nuclease family protein, with product MKDSQGQILYVGKAKNLKNRVQSYFRNSKNHSPKIKKLVKHLRDFDYILTDTEFEAFMLECQLIQNMKPLYNRMMKSPQSFIYISISLTGKHRKIDIAYNPIENDDKAYFGPFTSRSNVERALRGLKECFKLNCSNPNGKNTACLNYSLGSCLGRCLGGPAEQQYNDILDRFIGFLKGTDMSILEDMNQMMLNASEAFDFEAASAYRDHTQAVSSLLKKEKVIEFTEENHNIVAIERLTDSTNKLFLIKRTDILFSHNYDAAGNIEEKIKTNILAYFKQDEANEARDVSRHEIDAAHIVYRYLHSGSCSYLIIPENWLDSENHSTLDLELEDLLNNPQYFQPPL from the coding sequence ATGAAGGATTCGCAGGGTCAAATTCTGTATGTGGGGAAGGCGAAAAATCTAAAGAATCGGGTTCAGTCTTATTTCCGGAACTCTAAAAATCATTCTCCAAAGATTAAAAAGCTGGTCAAACACTTAAGGGATTTTGACTATATCCTGACAGATACTGAATTCGAGGCTTTTATGCTTGAATGCCAATTAATTCAAAACATGAAGCCGCTATATAATCGAATGATGAAGAGTCCGCAGTCATTCATTTATATCTCGATCAGCCTTACCGGCAAGCACCGTAAGATTGATATTGCCTATAATCCCATTGAGAATGACGACAAGGCTTATTTTGGCCCTTTTACAAGCCGAAGCAATGTAGAAAGAGCTCTCCGGGGGTTAAAGGAATGCTTTAAGTTGAACTGCAGTAACCCCAATGGAAAGAACACTGCTTGCCTGAATTATTCCTTAGGCTCCTGCCTTGGCCGGTGTCTTGGGGGGCCTGCGGAACAACAGTACAATGACATCCTGGACAGGTTTATCGGTTTTCTGAAAGGCACTGACATGAGTATTCTAGAGGACATGAATCAAATGATGTTGAATGCCTCTGAAGCATTTGATTTTGAAGCGGCATCCGCCTATCGGGATCATACACAGGCGGTAAGCTCCCTGTTAAAAAAAGAAAAAGTGATCGAATTCACCGAAGAGAATCATAATATCGTCGCTATCGAAAGATTAACAGATTCAACGAATAAACTTTTCCTTATTAAAAGGACGGATATTCTGTTCAGCCACAACTATGATGCAGCAGGCAACATTGAGGAAAAAATAAAAACGAACATTTTAGCTTATTTTAAACAAGATGAAGCAAATGAAGCCCGAGACGTTAGCAGACATGAAATCGATGCTGCGCATATTGTTTACCGTTATTTACACAGCGGCAGCTGCTCTTATCTCATCATTCCAGAAAACTGGCTGGACTCTGAGAATCATTCCACCCTGGATCTGGAACTAGAGGATTTACTAAATAATCCTCAATACTTTCAGCCCCCTTTATAA
- the bioA gene encoding adenosylmethionine--8-amino-7-oxononanoate transaminase: MKHLWLPFTQMTDYERDPLIIESGEGIILKDINGKEYLDGYSSLWLNVHGHRKKELNEAIMEQLDLIAHSTLLGAANVPAIRLAEKLIEITPENLQRVFYSDSGATSVEIAIKMAYQYWQNKGKQKKKKFVTLTNNYHGDTIGAISIGNVDLFHRVYGSLMFPTLKAPFPLQYRSPYSGEAEVKERALTDLRAIFRDHHEEIAAITLEPLIQGAGGMNVMPSGYLKGVEELCREFNILLIVDEVATGFGRTGKMFAVEHEGVQPDIMTVAKGITGGYLPLAATLTTEEIYQEFYGEYEEMKTFFHGHSYTGNQLGCAVALANLKIYEKENLAEQAARKAEVIQSELVALKSLKHAGDIRQLGLMCGIELVQDKETGKPFPWESRMGYHSTLEMRKRGMLTRPLGDVIVFMPPLASTDDQIRKMIQIMRDSIEAVTEKKKSFV; encoded by the coding sequence AAAGATATTAATGGGAAAGAATATTTGGATGGCTACTCCTCACTTTGGCTAAATGTGCACGGCCACCGGAAAAAGGAATTGAATGAGGCGATAATGGAGCAGCTTGATTTAATCGCTCATTCCACACTTTTAGGAGCAGCGAATGTTCCTGCCATCCGGCTTGCTGAGAAGCTTATAGAGATCACACCGGAGAATTTGCAGCGGGTATTCTATTCAGATTCCGGGGCAACTTCAGTAGAAATCGCCATCAAAATGGCCTATCAATATTGGCAAAATAAAGGAAAACAAAAGAAAAAGAAATTCGTCACGCTCACGAACAATTATCATGGAGATACAATTGGAGCCATCAGTATCGGGAATGTTGATTTATTCCACCGCGTGTATGGATCATTAATGTTTCCAACCTTAAAAGCTCCATTTCCTCTCCAATACCGGAGTCCTTATTCAGGTGAAGCAGAAGTTAAAGAAAGGGCATTAACAGACCTAAGAGCCATTTTCCGGGATCATCATGAAGAAATTGCAGCCATAACACTCGAACCGCTTATCCAGGGAGCAGGCGGCATGAATGTCATGCCTAGTGGCTATCTTAAAGGGGTAGAAGAGCTATGCCGTGAATTTAATATCCTTTTAATTGTGGATGAGGTCGCGACAGGCTTTGGCCGGACAGGAAAGATGTTTGCAGTCGAGCATGAAGGCGTTCAGCCGGATATCATGACCGTTGCGAAAGGGATCACAGGCGGTTATCTCCCGCTGGCTGCCACACTCACGACAGAGGAAATTTATCAGGAGTTTTATGGGGAATATGAAGAAATGAAAACATTCTTCCATGGGCATTCCTACACAGGCAATCAGCTCGGATGTGCAGTAGCCTTGGCTAACCTGAAAATCTATGAAAAAGAAAACCTTGCAGAACAGGCAGCAAGAAAAGCAGAAGTCATTCAATCTGAATTAGTTGCATTAAAAAGCCTCAAACATGCAGGAGACATCCGCCAATTAGGACTGATGTGCGGCATTGAGCTAGTTCAGGATAAAGAAACAGGGAAGCCTTTCCCATGGGAAAGCCGAATGGGGTATCATTCAACACTGGAAATGAGAAAAAGGGGCATGCTGACAAGACCGCTTGGGGATGTAATCGTCTTTATGCCGCCTCTGGCGAGTACTGATGATCAAATCAGGAAAATGATTCAAATCATGAGAGATTCGATTGAAGCGGTGACAGAAAAGAAAAAGTCGTTTGTTTGA